From the genome of Papaver somniferum cultivar HN1 chromosome 2, ASM357369v1, whole genome shotgun sequence, one region includes:
- the LOC113347188 gene encoding 2-methyl-6-phytyl-1,4-hydroquinone methyltransferase, chloroplastic-like isoform X1, with the protein MASSSMLNGAESLTLIRKIAPKGLGFTGSELSGRCFPKMTVVSYGKISKSRKTLGGVRCSSSSLSSSRPSSQPRFIQHKKEAFWFYRFLSIVYDHVINPGHWTEDMRDDALEPADLSDRNMIVVDVGGGTGFTTLGIVKHVDAKNVTILDQSPHQLAKAKEKEALKDCKIIEGDAEDLPFRTDYADRYVSAGSIEYWPDPQRGIKEAYRVLKLGGKACLIGPVYPTFWLSRFFADVWMLFPKEEEYIEWFTKAGFKNVQLKRIGPKWYRGVRRHGLIMGCSVTGVKPASGDSPLKQLGPKEEDVEKPVNSFTFFLRFILGITAAAYYVLVPIYMWIKDLIFPKGMPI; encoded by the exons ATGGCTTCTTCTTCAATGCTCAATGGGGCGGAAAGCTTGACACTTATTAGAAAAATAGCTCCAAAAGGGTTAGGCTTTACAGGTTCAGAACTCAGTGGGAGGTGCTTTCCTAAGATGACAGTGGTATCCTATGGTAAAATTTCTAAATCTAGAAAAACTCTAGGAGGAGTtagatgcagcagcagcagtctttCATCATCTAGACCAAGTTCTCAACCTAGGTTTATACAGCACAAAaaagaagcattttggttttatagATTTCTCTCTATAGTATATGACCATGTTATAAACCCTGGGCATTGGACTGAAGATATGAGAGATGATGCACTCGAACCCGCTGATTTATCCGATAGGAATATGATAGTTGTTGATGTTGGAGGTGGAACTGGTTTTACTACTCTGGGTATTGTAAAGCATGTTGACGCCAAAAACGTTACTATTCTTGATCAGTCTCCTCACCAACTTGCCAAGGCAAAGGAGAAGGAGGCACTGAAGGATTGCAAGATTATCGAAGGTGATGCTGAGGATCTTCCATTTCGTACTGATTATGCTGATAGATATGTATCAGCTGGAAG TATTGAGTACTGGCCAGACCCCCAACGTGGCATCAAGGAAGCATACAGAGTCTTGAAACTAGGTGGCAAAGCTTGTCTAATTGGTCCTgtatatccgaccttttggttgtctCGCTTCTTTGCGGATGTTTGGATGCTGTtcccaaaagaagaagaatacattgAGTGGTTCACGAAGGCCGGATTTAAAAATGTCCAACTCAAGAGGATTGGACCAAAATGGTACCGTGGTGTACGTCGACATGGCCTTATCATGGGATGCTCCGTAACTGGTGTGAAGCCTGCATCTGGGGATTCTCCTTTAAAG CAGCTTGGACcaaaagaggaagatgtggaaaaGCCAGTTAACTCATTTACCTTCTTTCTGCGTTTCATTCTGGGAATCACAGCAGCGGCATACTATGTGCTAGTTCCCATTTACATGTGGATCAAAG
- the LOC113347188 gene encoding 2-methyl-6-phytyl-1,4-hydroquinone methyltransferase, chloroplastic-like isoform X2: MASSSMLNGAESLTLIRKIAPKGLGFTGSELSGRCFPKMTVVSYGKISKSRKTLGGVRCSSSSLSSSRPSSQPRFIQHKKEAFWFYRFLSIVYDHVINPGHWTEDMRDDALEPADLSDRNMIVVDVGGGTGFTTLGIVKHVDAKNVTILDQSPHQLAKAKEKEALKDCKIIEGDAEDLPFRTDYADRYVSAGSIEYWPDPQRGIKEAYRVLKLGGKACLIGPVYPTFWLSRFFADVWMLFPKEEEYIEWFTKAGFKNVQLKRIGPKWYRGVRRHGLIMGCSVTGVKPASGDSPLKQLGPKEEDVEKPVNSFTFFLRFILGITAAAYYVLVPIYMWIKDLIFPKGMPI; encoded by the exons ATGGCTTCTTCTTCAATGCTCAATGGGGCGGAAAGCTTGACACTTATTAGAAAAATAGCTCCAAAAGGGTTAGGCTTTACAGGTTCAGAACTCAGTGGGAGGTGCTTTCCTAAGATGACAGTGGTATCCTATGGTAAAATTTCTAAATCTAGAAAAACTCTAGGAGGAGTtagatgcagcagcagcagtctttCATCATCTAGACCAAGTTCTCAACCTAGGTTTATACAGCACAAAaaagaagcattttggttttatagATTTCTCTCTATAGTATATGACCATGTTATAAACCCTGGGCATTGGACTGAAGATATGAGAGATGATGCACTCGAACCCGCTGATTTATCCGATAGGAATATGATAGTTGTTGATGTTGGAGGTGGAACTGGTTTTACTACTCTGGGTATTGTAAAGCATGTTGACGCCAAAAACGTTACTATTCTTGATCAGTCTCCTCACCAACTTGCCAAGGCAAAGGAGAAGGAGGCACTGAAGGATTGCAAGATTATCGAAGGTGATGCTGAGGATCTTCCATTTCGTACTGATTATGCTGATAGATATGTATCAGCTGGAAG TATTGAGTACTGGCCAGACCCCCAACGTGGCATCAAGGAAGCATACAGAGTCTTGAAACTAGGTGGCAAAGCTTGTCTAATTGGTCCTgtatatccgaccttttggttgtctCGCTTCTTTGCGGATGTTTGGATGCTGTtcccaaaagaagaagaatacattgAGTGGTTCACGAAGGCCGGATTTAAAAATGTCCAACTCAAGAGGATTGGACCAAAATGGTACCGTGGTGTACGTCGACATGGCCTTATCATGGGATGCTCCGTAACTGGTGTGAAGCCTGCATCTGGGGATTCTCCTTTAAAG CAGCTTGGACcaaaagaggaagatgtggaaaaGCCAGTTAACTCATTTACCTTCTTTCTGCGTTTCATTCTGGGAATCACAGCAGCGGCATACTAT
- the LOC113347188 gene encoding 2-methyl-6-phytyl-1,4-hydroquinone methyltransferase, chloroplastic-like isoform X3, whose amino-acid sequence MASSSMLNGAESLTLIRKIAPKGLGFTGSELSGRCFPKMTVVSYGKISKSRKTLGGVRCSSSSLSSSRPSSQPRFIQHKKEAFWFYRFLSIVYDHVINPGHWTEDMRDDALEPADLSDRNMIVVDVGGGTGFTTLGIVKHVDAKNVTILDQSPHQLAKAKEKEALKDCKIIEGDAEDLPFRTDYADRYVSAGSIEYWPDPQRGIKEAYRVLKLGGKACLIGPVYPTFWLSRFFADVWMLFPKEEEYIEWFTKAGFKNVQLKRIGPKWYRGVRRHGLIMGCSVTGVKPASGDSPLKLGPKEEDVEKPVNSFTFFLRFILGITAAAYYVLVPIYMWIKDLIFPKGMPI is encoded by the exons ATGGCTTCTTCTTCAATGCTCAATGGGGCGGAAAGCTTGACACTTATTAGAAAAATAGCTCCAAAAGGGTTAGGCTTTACAGGTTCAGAACTCAGTGGGAGGTGCTTTCCTAAGATGACAGTGGTATCCTATGGTAAAATTTCTAAATCTAGAAAAACTCTAGGAGGAGTtagatgcagcagcagcagtctttCATCATCTAGACCAAGTTCTCAACCTAGGTTTATACAGCACAAAaaagaagcattttggttttatagATTTCTCTCTATAGTATATGACCATGTTATAAACCCTGGGCATTGGACTGAAGATATGAGAGATGATGCACTCGAACCCGCTGATTTATCCGATAGGAATATGATAGTTGTTGATGTTGGAGGTGGAACTGGTTTTACTACTCTGGGTATTGTAAAGCATGTTGACGCCAAAAACGTTACTATTCTTGATCAGTCTCCTCACCAACTTGCCAAGGCAAAGGAGAAGGAGGCACTGAAGGATTGCAAGATTATCGAAGGTGATGCTGAGGATCTTCCATTTCGTACTGATTATGCTGATAGATATGTATCAGCTGGAAG TATTGAGTACTGGCCAGACCCCCAACGTGGCATCAAGGAAGCATACAGAGTCTTGAAACTAGGTGGCAAAGCTTGTCTAATTGGTCCTgtatatccgaccttttggttgtctCGCTTCTTTGCGGATGTTTGGATGCTGTtcccaaaagaagaagaatacattgAGTGGTTCACGAAGGCCGGATTTAAAAATGTCCAACTCAAGAGGATTGGACCAAAATGGTACCGTGGTGTACGTCGACATGGCCTTATCATGGGATGCTCCGTAACTGGTGTGAAGCCTGCATCTGGGGATTCTCCTTTAAAG CTTGGACcaaaagaggaagatgtggaaaaGCCAGTTAACTCATTTACCTTCTTTCTGCGTTTCATTCTGGGAATCACAGCAGCGGCATACTATGTGCTAGTTCCCATTTACATGTGGATCAAAGATCTGATATTTCCCAAGGGAATGCCTATATGA